One stretch of Nocardioides perillae DNA includes these proteins:
- a CDS encoding CPBP family glutamic-type intramembrane protease → MSTAHHPSYAGGPPAASTPGPAGPPVDLYPPLPFHELHRAGHLGAWRPLVGLLVCAVAFFGLSLVWMLVFVAGGLLLGQGAGETFSALTAFDDPGPLSLSYLLTSLALFIPLTWALTRWLHGLRPRWTTSVAPRMRWGYFAVCLGLALVALLVTVVMGALLPGLAETEQTPQFEGFSDATRDLLLVALLFTPLQAAGEEYLFRGYVTQAVGGLLGGRGTGPAGRRVTAAACVVVPALLFALAHGAQDAPVFIDRFAFGLLAGLLVVLTGGLEAAIAMHVLNNLLAFGVAISLGELGSALSPGESSWWMVPVTVVRTLVYLGLAVGVARLMGLRTVCDPAVLIASRGRVYGSHPVPHAAA, encoded by the coding sequence GTGAGCACCGCCCACCACCCGTCGTACGCCGGGGGCCCGCCCGCCGCGTCCACCCCCGGCCCGGCGGGCCCGCCGGTCGACCTCTACCCGCCGCTGCCGTTCCACGAGCTGCACCGCGCCGGTCACCTCGGCGCGTGGCGGCCGCTGGTGGGGCTGCTGGTGTGCGCCGTCGCGTTCTTCGGGCTCAGCCTGGTGTGGATGCTGGTCTTCGTCGCGGGCGGGCTGCTGCTCGGGCAGGGGGCGGGGGAGACGTTCTCGGCGCTGACCGCCTTCGACGACCCGGGCCCGCTATCGCTGAGCTACCTGCTGACGTCGCTGGCGCTCTTCATCCCGCTGACCTGGGCCCTGACCCGCTGGCTGCACGGGCTGCGGCCGCGGTGGACCACCTCGGTGGCACCCCGGATGCGGTGGGGCTACTTCGCGGTGTGCCTGGGCCTCGCCCTCGTTGCGCTCCTCGTGACCGTCGTGATGGGTGCGCTGCTGCCGGGCCTGGCCGAGACCGAGCAGACGCCGCAGTTCGAGGGGTTCTCCGACGCCACCCGCGACCTGTTGCTGGTCGCGCTGCTCTTCACCCCGCTCCAGGCGGCCGGCGAGGAGTACCTCTTCCGCGGCTACGTCACCCAGGCCGTCGGCGGCCTGCTCGGCGGCCGGGGCACCGGCCCGGCGGGGCGGCGGGTCACGGCCGCGGCCTGCGTGGTCGTGCCCGCGCTGCTCTTCGCCCTCGCCCACGGGGCGCAGGACGCGCCCGTCTTCATCGACCGCTTCGCCTTCGGCCTGCTGGCCGGGCTGCTCGTCGTGCTCACCGGCGGCCTCGAGGCGGCCATTGCCATGCACGTGCTCAACAACCTGCTGGCCTTCGGCGTCGCCATCTCCCTCGGCGAGCTCGGCAGTGCCCTGAGCCCCGGGGAGAGCAGCTGGTGGATGGTGCCCGTGACGGTCGTCCGGACGCTGGTCTACCTCGGCCTCGCGGTCGGCGTCGCCCGCCTGATGGGCCTGCGGACGGTGTGCGACCCGGCCGTTTTGATCGCGTCGCGCGGACGCGTGTATGGTTCACACCCGGTCCCGCACGCGGCAGCGTGA